From the unidentified bacterial endosymbiont genome, one window contains:
- a CDS encoding GNAT family N-acetyltransferase — translation MSRLLIEPVTPEEPGFIALKAESIALNFNMLCRLEENWQRGENRFNAPGEKLLGAFLNGKLVGVCGLNRDPFSQQPRAGRIRHLYVSEKCRGLGIGKQLLTVVMADASIWFDFLNTHAPDAVYGFYHRAGFTLVADEPRVTHRLFCAV, via the coding sequence ATGTCGCGTCTGTTAATTGAGCCTGTCACCCCTGAAGAGCCGGGGTTTATCGCGCTTAAGGCTGAGAGTATCGCGTTGAATTTCAACATGCTGTGCAGGCTGGAAGAGAACTGGCAGCGCGGTGAAAACCGCTTCAATGCGCCGGGTGAAAAACTGTTGGGTGCGTTTCTCAACGGCAAACTGGTGGGCGTATGTGGCCTCAACCGCGATCCCTTTAGCCAACAGCCGCGTGCGGGCCGTATTCGCCATCTTTACGTCAGCGAAAAGTGTCGCGGGCTGGGGATTGGCAAACAGCTGTTAACCGTGGTGATGGCCGATGCCAGCATCTGGTTCGATTTTCTTAATACCCACGCGCCGGATGCCGTTTACGGGTTCTATCACCGGGCGGGGTTTACGCTGGTCGCCGACGAACCGCGGGTAACGCACCGCCTTTTTTGCGCAGTGTGA
- the tisB gene encoding type I toxin-antitoxin system toxin TisB, translating into MSVVDTVILVLKLIVALLQLLDAVLKYLR; encoded by the coding sequence ATGAGCGTCGTGGATACGGTGATACTGGTCCTCAAACTCATTGTTGCACTACTGCAACTGCTTGATGCCGTCCTGAAATACCTGCGGTAA
- the ivbL gene encoding ilvB operon leader peptide IvbL: MTASMNTATLLKTAQPAAVVVVRVVVVVGNAP; encoded by the coding sequence ATGACTGCATCCATGAACACCGCGACCCTACTAAAAACTGCGCAACCCGCCGCAGTGGTCGTCGTGCGTGTGGTGGTGGTCGTCGGCAATGCGCCGTAG
- the ilvB gene encoding acetolactate synthase large subunit, translating into MAHSGTTSTKTRFTGAQLIVHLLERQGITTVAGIPGGTVLPLYDALSQSSTIRHVLARHEQGAGFIAQGMARTQGKPAVCLACSGPGATNLVTAIADARLDSIPLICITGQVPSSMIGTDAFQEVDTYGISIPITKHNYLVRHIAELPQVISDAFRIAQSGRPGPVWIDIPKDVQTAEIELDVLPEPGARAAAPEFSAESVRDAAAMINAAKRPVLYLGGGAINACEAVRQFAEKANLPTTMTLLALGLLPKAHPLSLGMLGMHGARSTNYILQKADLLIVLGARFDDRAIGKTEQFCPNAKILHVDIDRAELGKIKQPHVAIQGDIGEVLAQLIPQTEATGRDEWRQQVADLQREFPCAIPTEGDPLCHYGLINAVAACVDDSAIVTTDVGQHQMWTAQAYPLNRPRQWLTSGGLGTMGFGLPAAVGAALANPERKVICFSGDGSLMMNIQEMATAAENQLDVKIILMNNQALGLVHQQQSLFYKQGVFAATYPGMINFLQIAAGFGLHTCDLNAEADPHAALQAAVSRPGPALVHVRIDPEQKVYPMVPPGAANTEMVGE; encoded by the coding sequence ATGGCACATTCGGGTACAACATCTACGAAGACGCGTTTTACTGGCGCGCAATTAATTGTTCATTTACTGGAGCGACAGGGCATCACCACGGTAGCGGGTATCCCCGGCGGGACAGTGCTTCCGCTGTATGATGCGTTAAGCCAAAGCAGCACAATCCGCCATGTGCTTGCCCGCCACGAGCAGGGGGCAGGGTTTATCGCACAGGGTATGGCGCGCACACAGGGCAAACCGGCGGTATGTCTGGCCTGTAGCGGGCCGGGCGCGACCAACCTGGTTACCGCCATCGCCGATGCGCGCCTCGACTCCATTCCGCTGATCTGCATTACCGGGCAGGTTCCCTCTTCGATGATTGGCACCGATGCGTTCCAGGAAGTGGACACCTACGGCATCTCTATCCCCATCACCAAGCATAACTATTTAGTTCGCCATATTGCCGAGCTTCCTCAGGTTATCAGCGATGCATTCCGCATTGCGCAGTCCGGTCGCCCAGGCCCGGTGTGGATAGACATTCCCAAGGATGTCCAGACCGCAGAAATTGAACTTGACGTCCTCCCGGAGCCGGGCGCCCGTGCCGCGGCGCCGGAATTTAGCGCTGAAAGCGTGCGCGACGCGGCGGCCATGATTAATGCAGCGAAACGTCCGGTGCTGTATCTGGGCGGTGGTGCAATTAACGCCTGCGAAGCGGTGCGCCAGTTCGCGGAAAAAGCCAACCTGCCAACCACCATGACGCTGCTGGCACTAGGATTGTTGCCAAAGGCACACCCGCTGTCGCTCGGCATGTTGGGGATGCACGGCGCGCGCAGCACCAATTATATTCTGCAAAAGGCTGATTTACTGATTGTTCTCGGTGCACGTTTTGATGACCGGGCGATTGGCAAAACCGAGCAGTTTTGCCCGAACGCTAAAATTCTTCACGTAGATATCGACCGCGCCGAGCTGGGTAAAATCAAACAGCCGCACGTCGCCATTCAGGGCGATATCGGCGAGGTACTGGCGCAACTGATCCCCCAGACGGAGGCGACCGGCCGCGACGAGTGGCGGCAACAGGTTGCCGACCTGCAACGAGAGTTCCCGTGTGCGATCCCAACCGAGGGCGATCCGCTCTGTCACTACGGCCTGATTAACGCCGTTGCCGCCTGCGTAGACGACAGCGCAATTGTCACCACCGACGTGGGCCAGCATCAGATGTGGACCGCACAAGCCTACCCGTTGAACCGTCCGCGTCAGTGGCTGACGTCCGGCGGTCTGGGCACCATGGGCTTTGGGCTGCCGGCGGCGGTCGGTGCGGCGCTCGCCAATCCAGAGCGTAAGGTTATCTGCTTCTCCGGCGACGGCAGCCTGATGATGAACATTCAGGAAATGGCGACTGCGGCCGAAAACCAGTTGGACGTGAAAATCATTCTGATGAATAACCAGGCGCTGGGGCTGGTTCACCAGCAGCAGAGTCTGTTCTATAAACAGGGGGTGTTTGCCGCCACCTATCCGGGAATGATTAACTTCTTGCAGATTGCTGCCGGCTTTGGCCTGCACACCTGCGATCTGA